GCAATACTTCCACCTGAGCCCCGGCCCGAAGCAGTTCCTCGGGCAAAACCTCCCGCGCCTCCTTGGCCCTGGGGATCAGCACCCGCTTGCCGGCCACGTCCCGGTCCAGAAGTCCCTGGGCGATGTCTTCCGCCACATACTTTTCCGGAACAAAATCGGCCCGGATGCCCCGACGGGCCAAGCCCTCGGCCGTGGCCGGGCCAATGGCCGCGACCTGGGTTCCGGCAAAGGCTCGGGCGTCCATCCCTCGGTCTTCCAGGACTTCCCAGAATGTCCGCACTCCATTGACCGATGTGAAGACCACCCAGTCGTATTCACCAAGCCGCATGGCGGCTTCCTGAATGGGTTTCTTGTTTTCCATGGGCGCGACGGCGATGGTTGGAAACTCGTGACAACAGGCTCCGAGATTTTCCAGGGAGGCGACCACGTCGCTGGCCTGTTCCCGCGAGCGGGTGACCACCACGCCTTTGCCCAACAGGGGGCGTTTTTCAAACCAGTTCAACTTGTCGTGCAGGGAGACGACTTCGCCCACCACCAGCAAGGAAGGTGGCGAGAATCGCTGTTTTTGGGCCTGCTCGGCAATGTCGGCCAGCGTGGAAATCAGCGAGCGCTGACGACAGGTTGTTCCCCAGCGCACCAGAGCCGCCGGGGTGTTTCCAGGGCGGCCGGCCTTGATCAGGTTGGCCGATATCTCCGGCAAATTCTTCACACCCATGAAAAAAACCAGGGTACTGGTGCCGCGGGCCAACGCCTCCCAGTCATGGGCGCTCTCCGTCTTGGTCGGATCCTCATGGCCGGTAATAAATGAGACCGAGGAGGCGAAACGGCGATGGGTCAAGGGAATGCCGGCATACGCCGGGGCAGCCACGGCCGAGGTCACTCCAGGGACCACCTCGAAGGCAATGCCGTGCTCCAAAAGTTCCTCAACCTCTTCCGCTCCGCGGCCAAAAACATACGGATCACCGCCCTTGAGCCGGGCCACGATTTTCCCCGCCTTGGCGCGCTCCACCAGCAGATCGTTGATCTTGTCCTGGGGCAAGGTATGATCCCCGCCTTTCTTGCCCACGTAATATATTTCCGCATCCGGTCGGCACCAGGCCAGAAAACGCGGGTTGGCCAGGTAATCGTACACCACGGTATCCGCGCTTTCCAGCAGCCGCTTGGCCTTGAGCGTGATCAACTCCGGATCGCCGGGCCCGGCGCCCAGCAGGTAGACTTTGGACATGAATGCTCCTGATCGAAATTAAATTGTCCACATGACGGACAGACTCTTTTCGTGTCATCCTTTGAAAAAACAATCGCAACTACCCGGCACATCGTGGACAAAGCCTCATCCCGGCACTGGATACCCGCAACCCAGTTATCAGTAATCAGTAATCAGTTATTTGTTATCAGGAAAAAAAATTAACAAATAACCAATAACTGATAACAATTTCTTGCTTTTTATGACAGGGCCTCATGGGTAAGTCACTGACTCTCTTGGCTTGATTTTCAACTTTCCATCACCCGCACCGTGAACTCGATGAAATCGTCCAGTTTGTACTCAAGGACGTCCTGAATGACGTTCAAATCCAGGTTCTGGTAATCATGAACCAAAACATTGCGGAATCCGACCATGGCCTCCAGATTGCGGGCCAACGGGTCGGAAATGATGCCCGCCGCACGGAGCATGCCGAATCCCTCCCGGCTCTGCTTGGGAATACCCAAACGCTTCACCCGAACCACATGGTTCGCCAGATCTATGCACTGTTCCGCGGCGCGCTGGAGGTTCAGGGCGATGGCGTCCTGTTTCAGGAAATCCTCGACAAACGGCAGGTCCGAGGGCTGGGCGTAATATCGCCTGATCTGTCGGATACAGCGCTCAATGCTCTCCTTCTTGTTCAAAACGACATCGTCGATCATGTTTCCAGTACCTGCCGGGTGGTCGCGATCTGTTCCAGGATGGGTGCGCGTTCCTGCTGGAGCTTCTGATAAAAGGAAAGTGTGAGCATTTCAAAACTGGCCGTGGCGAACCGGTCGGTAACCAGAATCAGCCGCCCCTCCTCAACGACCCGCAATTGAAAGACCGTATCCACCAGTCGCAGGTTGACCAGGTCCACCTTTCGCCCCAGCAGGTCTTCCAGGGCAAAACGGCATTCGGATAAAACCAAATTTCCGGCTGCCTTGGCCGCGGCATGCGGCAGCAGCAGGGCAATGTCCGCGTCGCTGTCCTCGCGCTCGTATTCCGTGCCCAGGGAGCCGAACACGTACACGGCCTGCACATCGGGAAAACAGCGCCGGATGATCACGGATATCTTTTGGTTCGTCATGGCATCCTGGGGAGCGTCGTACCCTTACTCCATCAGCCCCTGCAAACGTTCGCGCAGGGCCAGAAGTTTGGATTGTTTTTCAGCGATGGTCTTGGCCTTGGCCCGCTCTTTTTCCACCACTTCGTCCGGGGCCTTGGCCAGAAAATCGTCATTGTTCACCTTGCGCGTGACGATGTCCAGTTCTTTGGCCGCTTTGGACAGCTCCTTTTCCAGACGGGCCAATTCTGTCTGAAAGTCCACGGCCCCAGCCAGGGGCACGAAGACTTCCACTCCCTGGACCACGGCTGAAGCCGAAGCTTTGGGTGGATTCAAGTCCGATTCCACCTGAAACCCCTGGAGGCGAGCCAGGTGCATGATGGTCTCCCGGTTCGTCGAGAGCACCTCGGCCAGAGCCGTTTCCGGGCAACGGATCAGCACATCCAGCTTTTGGGACGGCCCGATGCTCAGTTCGGAGCGGATGTTGCGCACGCTGACCACGACCTCCTGAATCAGCCCCATGGCCCGCAAGGCATCTTCGTCGAACAGGTCGGGCCGGGCAGGAGGAAACGGCTGGGCGGCCAGATTGGTCCGCCCTTCCATGCCGGGCAGACAGCTCCAGATCTCCTGGGTGACAAAAGGCATGATGGGATGCAAGAGGGTCAGTACTTCGGAAAGCACGGTTTGCAGACAGATCTGGGCCGTAGCCTGCACCCTGTCGTGATCCTCCGTCTGGATCTGTTCCGAACCAGTCGCGGTCGCGCCGGGCAGATCCGGTTTGATCATCTCCAGGTACCAGTCGCAGAGTTCATGCCAGATAAACTGGTACAGCCCCATGGCCGCGTCGTTGAACCGGTATTCGGTGATGGCCGAGGCGGTCTCCTGCTTGACCTGCTCCAAACGGGTCAAGATCCAGCGATGGCGCAGATCCAGTTCGGTGGCTGCCGGAAGCACGCCCTGAGCCCCTCCCTGGGGCAGGTTGATCAGGGCGAACCGGGCCGCATTCCAGAGCTTGTTCACAAAAAAACGATACCCCTGAATCCGCTCTTCGGAAAGCTTGATGTCCCGGCCCATGGCGGCCATGGCCGTCAGGGTCATCCTTAGGGCGTCCGTGCCGTACTTGTCGACCATGGTCAGGGGGTCGATCACGTTTCCCTTGGATTTGCTCATTTTCTGGCCGTCACTGTCCCGAACCAGGGCATGGATGTAGACATGACGGAAGGGGACTTCATCCTGGAAATGCAGCCCCATCATCATCATCCGGGCGACCCAGAAAAAAAGGATGTCAAAACCCGTGACCAGCACGGAGGTGGGATAGTAACTTTTCAACTCCGGCG
This is a stretch of genomic DNA from Desulfonatronum thioautotrophicum. It encodes these proteins:
- the mntA gene encoding type VII toxin-antitoxin system MntA family adenylyltransferase antitoxin codes for the protein MTNQKISVIIRRCFPDVQAVYVFGSLGTEYEREDSDADIALLLPHAAAKAAGNLVLSECRFALEDLLGRKVDLVNLRLVDTVFQLRVVEEGRLILVTDRFATASFEMLTLSFYQKLQQERAPILEQIATTRQVLET
- the hepT gene encoding type VII toxin-antitoxin system HepT family RNase toxin, with amino-acid sequence MIDDVVLNKKESIERCIRQIRRYYAQPSDLPFVEDFLKQDAIALNLQRAAEQCIDLANHVVRVKRLGIPKQSREGFGMLRAAGIISDPLARNLEAMVGFRNVLVHDYQNLDLNVIQDVLEYKLDDFIEFTVRVMES
- the cobA gene encoding uroporphyrinogen-III C-methyltransferase, with product MSKVYLLGAGPGDPELITLKAKRLLESADTVVYDYLANPRFLAWCRPDAEIYYVGKKGGDHTLPQDKINDLLVERAKAGKIVARLKGGDPYVFGRGAEEVEELLEHGIAFEVVPGVTSAVAAPAYAGIPLTHRRFASSVSFITGHEDPTKTESAHDWEALARGTSTLVFFMGVKNLPEISANLIKAGRPGNTPAALVRWGTTCRQRSLISTLADIAEQAQKQRFSPPSLLVVGEVVSLHDKLNWFEKRPLLGKGVVVTRSREQASDVVASLENLGACCHEFPTIAVAPMENKKPIQEAAMRLGEYDWVVFTSVNGVRTFWEVLEDRGMDARAFAGTQVAAIGPATAEGLARRGIRADFVPEKYVAEDIAQGLLDRDVAGKRVLIPRAKEAREVLPEELLRAGAQVEVLPVYRTLPVAKGAEELATALENGEIHYITFTSSSTVTNFFAAISRELIQTHRARLQLVCIGPVTEKTLQSHGFQGDIQPENYTIPDMVRALLDHATQGKQRRAET